In the genome of Hymenobacter cellulosivorans, one region contains:
- a CDS encoding Crp/Fnr family transcriptional regulator has protein sequence MNSPDASSQELLVQQLRAFAHLSDDDLRLAMPSWTARTIAKNEFFNYRNAVCRSVGFIVKGLFRVYYVDPATQTEHTIAFVPEGAFITSLKSLLTQEACPYYIAALEDAELLVIGIEQLHGLYAQAHGWERFGRLLAEQYLVLQQAKGEGLLFQSAEQRYLTLLQQFPGITQRVSLGHIASYLGIQQPSLSRIRAKLGKPPQA, from the coding sequence ATGAATTCTCCCGATGCTTCGTCCCAGGAGCTGCTGGTTCAGCAGCTGCGCGCCTTTGCGCACTTATCCGATGACGACCTGCGCTTGGCGATGCCGAGCTGGACAGCCCGCACCATTGCCAAAAATGAGTTTTTCAACTACCGCAATGCGGTATGCCGCTCCGTGGGGTTCATCGTGAAGGGCCTGTTCCGGGTGTATTATGTCGATCCGGCGACGCAAACCGAGCACACCATTGCCTTTGTGCCCGAAGGGGCCTTTATCACCTCGCTCAAAAGCCTGCTCACCCAGGAGGCTTGCCCCTACTACATCGCGGCGTTGGAAGACGCGGAGCTGCTGGTAATTGGGATAGAGCAACTGCACGGGCTCTACGCCCAGGCTCATGGCTGGGAACGGTTTGGCCGCCTCCTGGCCGAGCAGTATCTGGTGCTACAGCAGGCCAAGGGCGAAGGGCTACTGTTTCAAAGTGCCGAGCAGCGCTACTTAACCCTGCTCCAGCAGTTTCCGGGCATCACGCAACGGGTGTCGCTGGGACACATTGCGTCGTATCTGGGCATTCAGCAGCCCTCCCTCAGCCGGATTCGGGCGAAGCTGGGCAAGCCGCCGCAAGCGTAG
- a CDS encoding NADPH-dependent F420 reductase — protein sequence MFTPPRRRSAAAQTTQPFPSMNIGIIGAGFIGSALAVRLTSLGHTVYIANSRGPETLTDLAQKTGATPVTAQEAAQRGTDLIVVTIPLEKIPELPKDLLANVPAEVPVIDTSNYYPLLRDGHIPELETGDLTESGWVQQHLGRPVVKVFNNIFAAHLENNGKPAGTPGRIALPVASDDAAAKQKVMALVEELGFDALDGGTMRESWRQQPGGPIYCNDLPADQVQQHLASLGTERTPEQHAEFLANQAKQEQAMQAQGIKLK from the coding sequence CTGTTTACCCCACCACGGCGGCGCAGTGCCGCCGCGCAAACCACGCAACCTTTCCCGAGTATGAACATTGGAATCATTGGCGCCGGCTTCATCGGCAGCGCCCTGGCCGTGCGCCTCACCAGCCTGGGCCATACCGTCTACATTGCCAACTCCCGCGGCCCCGAAACCCTGACGGACCTGGCCCAGAAAACCGGCGCTACGCCCGTGACGGCCCAGGAAGCGGCCCAGCGCGGCACCGACCTTATCGTGGTGACCATTCCGCTGGAAAAAATCCCCGAGCTGCCCAAAGACCTGCTGGCGAACGTGCCGGCCGAGGTGCCCGTCATCGATACGAGCAACTACTACCCGCTGCTGCGCGACGGCCATATCCCCGAGCTGGAAACCGGCGACCTGACCGAAAGCGGCTGGGTACAGCAGCACCTGGGCCGCCCCGTGGTGAAGGTGTTCAACAACATCTTCGCTGCCCACCTCGAAAACAACGGCAAACCAGCCGGCACTCCCGGCCGCATTGCCTTGCCCGTAGCCTCCGACGATGCTGCCGCCAAGCAGAAAGTAATGGCCCTGGTAGAGGAACTGGGCTTCGACGCTCTCGACGGCGGCACGATGCGCGAGTCGTGGCGGCAGCAGCCCGGCGGCCCCATTTACTGCAACGACCTGCCCGCCGACCAGGTGCAGCAGCACCTGGCTAGCCTCGGCACCGAGCGCACGCCGGAGCAGCACGCCGAGTTCCTGGCCAACCAGGCCAAGCAGGAGCAGGCCATGCAGGCTCAGGGCATCAAGCTGAAGTAG
- a CDS encoding DUF1624 domain-containing protein has translation MLPTPVAAPAAVLPRSATPRVRALDIVRGLVMVIMALDHTRDFWGATPVRPEDVTQASALLFFTRWITHFCAPTFVFLSGCSVYLYAQKRADRSAVSRFLLTRGLWLILLEIVLLTFILTWSHDLILLLVIWVIGAGMVLLAGLLWLPRWVLAALTFIILAGHNLVPNINVTTAADAGRALLCNGPFAVPVLGRTVLVGYSLGPWLGVLLAGYLAGPWFQLPLPERNRRLRWAGVVLLGLFVVLRFTNWYGDPVPWSVQPSGPLHTVLSFLNVTKSPPSLLFVSLTLGVALLVMSQVETATGRLSEVLRTFGQVPFFYYLLHFALISSAAWVWTMLTFGRAVNFAFVSAKDWPPAYVPNLGRVYLVWVLVVLAMYWPCRWYQRFKQQHTYWWLSYL, from the coding sequence ATGCTGCCCACGCCCGTTGCTGCTCCCGCTGCCGTTCTGCCCCGCTCGGCCACTCCCCGCGTGCGGGCCCTGGACATTGTGCGGGGGCTGGTTATGGTCATCATGGCCCTCGACCATACCCGCGACTTTTGGGGCGCCACACCCGTGCGGCCCGAAGACGTAACCCAGGCCTCGGCGCTACTGTTCTTCACCCGCTGGATTACCCACTTCTGCGCGCCTACGTTCGTGTTTTTGTCGGGGTGCAGCGTCTACTTGTACGCCCAGAAGCGGGCCGACCGGTCCGCCGTCAGCCGCTTTCTGCTCACCCGGGGCCTGTGGCTGATTCTGCTCGAAATAGTGCTGCTCACCTTCATTCTGACCTGGAGCCACGACCTGATTTTGCTGCTGGTTATCTGGGTAATCGGGGCCGGGATGGTGCTGCTGGCGGGCCTGCTCTGGCTGCCCCGTTGGGTGCTGGCGGCCCTCACGTTCATTATCCTGGCCGGACACAATCTAGTGCCGAATATCAACGTCACGACGGCGGCCGACGCTGGGCGGGCCTTGCTGTGCAACGGGCCGTTTGCGGTGCCGGTGCTGGGCCGCACTGTGCTGGTGGGGTATTCGTTGGGCCCCTGGCTGGGGGTACTGCTGGCCGGCTACCTGGCCGGGCCCTGGTTTCAGCTGCCGCTGCCCGAGCGCAACCGGCGCCTGCGCTGGGCCGGGGTGGTCCTGCTGGGGCTGTTTGTCGTGCTGCGCTTCACCAACTGGTACGGCGACCCGGTCCCCTGGAGCGTGCAGCCCTCGGGGCCGCTGCACACGGTGCTGTCTTTTCTGAACGTGACTAAGTCGCCGCCGTCCCTGCTCTTTGTGAGTCTTACCCTAGGCGTGGCGCTGCTGGTAATGAGCCAGGTAGAAACGGCCACCGGCCGGCTCAGCGAAGTGCTGCGCACCTTCGGGCAAGTACCGTTCTTTTATTACCTGCTGCACTTCGCCCTTATCAGCAGCGCCGCCTGGGTCTGGACGATGCTCACCTTTGGCCGGGCGGTAAACTTCGCCTTTGTCTCGGCCAAGGACTGGCCCCCGGCCTACGTGCCTAATCTGGGGCGGGTCTATCTGGTATGGGTTCTGGTAGTGCTGGCCATGTACTGGCCCTGCCGCTGGTACCAGCGCTTCAAGCAGCAGCACACCTACTGGTGGCTGTCGTACCTGTAA
- a CDS encoding ion transporter, whose translation MDIRPRANASSWQQKAYRVIFESDTRAGQLFDIALLVAIVLSVVAVMLESVTSINARYGPALRAVEWFFTGLFLLEYLMRLLVVRRPLNYALSWLGIIDFLAIVPTLAALVLAGSRYLLVIRTLRLLRVFRIFKLGQFIGEGEFILSALRASRFKILVFLSSVITLAVVVGTLMYVVEGGQNGFTSIPKSIYWAIVTMTTVGYGDISPSTVLGQTLASVLMIMGYAIIAVPTGIVSAQMAQPASGRPAYKQAVCHVCQAQGHRDDAEYCWRCGEKL comes from the coding sequence ATGGATATTCGCCCCCGCGCCAACGCTTCTTCCTGGCAACAAAAGGCTTACCGCGTCATTTTCGAATCGGATACCCGGGCCGGGCAGCTCTTCGACATTGCCCTGCTGGTAGCCATTGTGCTAAGCGTGGTGGCCGTGATGCTCGAAAGCGTAACCAGCATCAATGCCCGCTACGGCCCGGCTTTGCGGGCCGTGGAATGGTTCTTTACCGGCCTCTTCCTGCTCGAATACCTGATGCGCCTGCTGGTGGTGCGCCGCCCGCTCAACTACGCCCTGAGCTGGCTGGGCATCATCGACTTTCTGGCCATCGTGCCCACGCTGGCGGCCCTGGTGCTGGCCGGTAGCCGCTACCTGCTCGTGATTCGGACGCTGCGGCTGCTGCGGGTGTTTCGTATCTTCAAGCTGGGGCAGTTTATCGGCGAAGGCGAGTTTATCCTGAGTGCGCTCCGGGCCAGCCGCTTCAAGATTCTGGTGTTTCTGAGCTCGGTCATCACCCTGGCCGTGGTGGTAGGCACCTTGATGTACGTGGTGGAAGGCGGCCAGAACGGCTTCACCAGTATCCCCAAAAGCATTTACTGGGCCATCGTGACCATGACGACGGTGGGCTACGGCGACATCTCCCCTTCCACGGTGCTGGGCCAGACCCTGGCCTCGGTGCTGATGATTATGGGCTACGCCATTATTGCCGTGCCCACGGGCATCGTTTCGGCCCAAATGGCGCAGCCCGCCTCTGGCCGGCCCGCCTACAAGCAGGCGGTGTGCCACGTGTGCCAGGCCCAGGGCCACCGCGACGACGCCGAGTACTGCTGGCGCTGCGGGGAGAAGCTATAA
- a CDS encoding SMI1/KNR4 family protein gives MQQSLLHRISAFLAENELFWGTPARPEQLADAEVQLQLDPDYREFLALFGASYVGVPVYGFNACPMLPDTTVIQLTLEFRKAYAVDARWPILAQSCVLTTTGSGDPVILDPAGKVRVYYHDSHEEETLADSFADFIEQHLPTADTDF, from the coding sequence ATGCAACAGTCCCTGCTTCACCGGATCAGCGCTTTTTTGGCGGAAAACGAGCTATTTTGGGGCACCCCTGCTAGGCCCGAGCAACTGGCCGACGCCGAAGTGCAGCTTCAACTCGACCCGGACTACCGGGAGTTCCTTGCCCTGTTCGGCGCCAGCTATGTGGGCGTGCCGGTATATGGGTTCAACGCCTGCCCGATGCTACCCGATACCACCGTCATCCAACTCACCCTGGAGTTTCGAAAAGCCTATGCCGTAGACGCCCGCTGGCCCATCCTGGCTCAGAGCTGCGTACTAACCACGACGGGCAGCGGCGACCCGGTTATTCTGGACCCCGCCGGCAAAGTCCGGGTGTACTACCACGATAGTCACGAAGAAGAAACGCTGGCCGACTCCTTTGCCGACTTCATCGAGCAGCACCTTCCTACTGCGGACACGGATTTCTGA
- a CDS encoding glycoside hydrolase family 43 protein: MKNLLLLGVLPGLLFVQAAFAQTAPPAAKMKASVTRAAAGNPVFPGWYADPEAVIFGKQYWVYPTYSAPFDQQVFMDAFSSPDLVHWTKHPRIVDTTSIKWARRAMWAPAVVQKDKQYFLFFGANDVHEGEVGGIGVAVADRPEGPFRDYLGKPLVGTIHNGAQPIDQFVFRDQDGQYYLIYGGWSHCNIARLKPDFTGFLPFPDGQTFKEITPQNYVEGPIMFRRAGKYYFMWSEGGWAGPDYSVAYAVADSPLGPFQRVGKILEQDPQVATGAGHHSVIQVPGTEEWYIVYHRRPLGETDMNHRVTCIDRLYFDAQGRIQPVKITKEGVAKRGL, from the coding sequence ATGAAAAACCTCCTGCTCCTGGGTGTTTTGCCCGGCCTGCTATTCGTGCAAGCAGCTTTTGCCCAGACCGCCCCACCTGCTGCCAAGATGAAAGCTTCCGTGACGCGGGCCGCGGCTGGCAACCCGGTTTTTCCCGGCTGGTATGCCGATCCGGAGGCGGTTATTTTCGGCAAGCAGTACTGGGTATATCCCACGTACTCGGCCCCGTTTGACCAGCAGGTGTTTATGGATGCCTTTTCCTCGCCCGACTTAGTGCACTGGACCAAGCACCCGCGCATCGTCGATACGACCAGCATCAAGTGGGCCCGCCGCGCCATGTGGGCCCCGGCCGTGGTGCAGAAGGACAAGCAGTACTTCCTCTTTTTTGGGGCTAACGACGTGCACGAGGGCGAAGTGGGCGGCATCGGGGTGGCCGTGGCCGACCGGCCCGAGGGCCCCTTCCGGGATTACCTAGGCAAGCCCCTAGTTGGTACTATTCACAACGGAGCCCAGCCCATCGACCAGTTCGTATTCCGGGACCAGGACGGGCAGTACTACCTGATTTACGGGGGCTGGTCGCACTGCAATATTGCCCGGCTCAAGCCCGATTTTACCGGCTTTCTCCCCTTCCCCGACGGGCAGACGTTCAAGGAAATTACGCCCCAGAACTACGTGGAGGGCCCCATCATGTTTCGGCGCGCGGGCAAGTACTACTTTATGTGGAGCGAGGGCGGCTGGGCCGGGCCCGACTACTCCGTAGCCTACGCCGTGGCCGACTCGCCCCTGGGCCCGTTTCAGCGGGTGGGCAAGATTTTGGAGCAGGACCCCCAAGTGGCCACCGGGGCCGGCCACCACTCCGTTATTCAGGTGCCGGGCACGGAGGAGTGGTACATCGTGTATCACCGCCGGCCCCTGGGCGAAACCGACATGAACCACCGCGTCACCTGCATCGACCGACTGTATTTCGACGCCCAGGGCCGTATCCAGCCGGTGAAGATTACCAAGGAAGGCGTGGCGAAACGGGGGTTGTAG
- a CDS encoding GNAT family N-acetyltransferase, producing the protein MKPELQDLPLIDNSGSHRFELTVSHSTAFMEYGDREGALALFHTEVPGQLEGQGVGTALVEKVLAEIERRQRQLIPLCPFVTSYLKRHPQWQRLVAPAYQRWFQPAPQP; encoded by the coding sequence ATGAAACCTGAACTCCAAGACCTGCCCCTCATCGACAACAGCGGCAGCCACCGCTTTGAGCTGACCGTCAGCCATTCCACCGCATTTATGGAGTACGGCGACCGGGAAGGGGCCCTGGCCTTGTTCCATACTGAAGTGCCGGGGCAGCTGGAAGGGCAGGGGGTAGGCACGGCCCTGGTGGAAAAGGTCCTGGCCGAAATCGAGCGGCGGCAGCGGCAGCTGATTCCGTTGTGCCCCTTCGTGACCAGCTACCTCAAGCGCCACCCCCAGTGGCAGCGGCTGGTGGCCCCGGCCTACCAGCGCTGGTTTCAGCCGGCCCCACAGCCGTAA